From Mycobacterium colombiense CECT 3035:
ACGTCGGCTCTGACCGCCGATTTGCCCGATGTACGCGCGTGGATTGATTTCGCCGAGAACAACAACGGCAGCCTCCCGGAGTTCCCGCTTCCGCTCGGCAATCCCATGGAGGCGACGGACAGCGCGATGATCACCGAAACCCTGCTTGACGCGGAACAGACGGAGAGATTCGAATCCGCCTGCACCGCGGCGGGCGCTCGCTTCATCGGCGGCGTGTTCGCCTGTATCGCCTTGGTGGAGCACGAGTTCACCGGTGCCGTCACCTACTACGGGCTGACCCCGAGGGACACCCGCCGCACATCGGAAAACTTCGTGACGCAGGGCTGGTTCACCGGCCTGGTCCCGATCACCGTCCCCATCGCGGCGGCATCGTTCAGCGAGGCCGCGTGGGCGGCGCAGGCGTCTTTCGATTCCGGCCTGAGTTTGGCGAAGGTGCCCTACTACCGGGTGTTGGAATTGGCGCCATGGTTGGACTGGCCTCGACCGAACTTTCCGGTGACGAACTTCCTGCATGGGGGCGCCGCTCCCCTCAATGCGGTGCTCACCGCCGAGTTGGGCGGTGCGAAGAACATCGGGATCTACTCCGACGGCCGGTACTCCTATCAGCTGACCATCTACATATTCCGGTACGGCGAGGGCACGATCATGGCGGTGATGCACCCTGACAACCCCATTGCCCAAAAATCGGTCACACGTTACGTGGAAGCGATGAAATCCGCGTTTACGCAGGTCGCCGATCGCGGGAATTGGTGATCTGACAGGGAACGCGGGCGCCACAAGGCGTTTGGCCGGTCCTGACGCCGCTGAAGCGCGCTACGTCGACAGGCCCTACCGCACGTCACATCGGCGAGTCCGCAAGGGCCCGAAACGAATTAACAGCGTGTAGTGTGGCGGCGAGTACGGGCTATCCGGGAGTGGACAAGTGAAACGAGCATTCGCAACGGCACTCGCGGCGCTGCTGACGGGTTCGGTTGGTGGGTTCGGACCCAGCGTGGCAAGCGGAGACCCGGAGTTCCCCTGGCCGCCGCCGGGCCCGTCGCCAGTGGGTGCCGATGCCACCGCCAGGGTTGTCTACGCAGTCGGCGGTGCACGCCCGCCCGGCATCCCCTGGTACGAGTACACGAGCCGCGCCGGGTCCGGGTACTTTCCGAACGCCAAACGCGAGATCGTCGAGTATCCCGCTGGAGCCCTCTACGGCTGGGTGCCCCAAGAGCTGTTTCCCGGGCCACGAGACAAAATGTCCGTAGGCCAGGCGATCGATCAAGCTGCGGACAGCCTGGATCAGACCGTTCGGAACGCAACCGAGCCGGGTGCCGTTGTCGCTTTGTCGCAAGGAAACCTCGCGCTCGACCAGGAACAGGCGCGGCTGGCCAACGACCCGAAGGCACCACCGCCAGACAAGCTGCAGTTCACGACCCTGGGCGACCCGGTCGGAACCCACGCATTCGGGGCGAGTTTTGCGTCCGGCATCTTCAAACCCGCTGACACCATCCCGTTTATCGGCTACACCATGCCTCAACCGGTCGAAAGCCAGTACGACACCAACAGGATCGTCGCCGCATACGACGGTTTCGCGGATTTCCCCGATAGGCCGGACAACCTGCTGGCCGACCTCAATGCGGTGGTTGCCACGACGGTCGTGCACACCCCTGCGGCGTTCACCGGCCCCGGAATTGTGCCACCGCAGAACATCCGGACGACGGTCAATTCCCGAGGCGCGAAGACGACGACGTATTTGGTTCCGGTGAACCATCTTCCGCTGACGTTGGGGCTGCGCTACCTCGGCTGGTCCGACAACCTGGTAAACCAGATCGATGCGGCATTGCAGCCCCAGATCGATGCGGGGTATTCCCGCAACGACAACCTCCTTACCCGGCCCGTCTCCGTGGATCCGGTCAACGGCATGGATCCGGTAGGCGTCCTGAGCCCCGGCGAACGCGACTCCATCGAAAACCTCTTCGCCCAGATTCGCGCGGTCTTCCCGCCGCCCGGCTGATTCACCCGTCTGCGGCCACGGCTTGAAAGACCGTAATCTTCTTGGCCGTTGCCTGCTCCGGCGCGCGTAGCCATGGTCGCGCAGGCCACCAGCTCGCCCGTCCCAGCAGTGTCGCGATGGCCGGCACCGTAATGGTGCGCACCACGAAGGTGTCCACCAAGATGCCGGCCCCGATCACGAAGCCGGATTGCACGACGGCTCCAATGCTGGAGAACAGCAGACCGAACATGGATGCCGCGAAGATGAGGCCGGCGGCGGTGATCACTCCGCCGGTGGAACGCACGGTCCGGATGACGCCGGTCCGCACACCCGTCGGCGACTCGTCGCGCAGCCGTGACGCCAGCAGCATGTTGTAGTCCGCGCCCACCGCGACCAGCACGACGAAGGTCAATCCGGGTACGCTCCAATGCAATTGCTGCCCCAGGATCACCTGGAACAGCACGACCCCGATACCGACGGCCGACAGATAGGAGAGCATCACCGACCCGACCAGGTACAGCGGCGCGACGATCGCGCGCAGCAGGGCGATGAGGATCAGTAGCACCACGATGATGGTCACGACCGCGATGAGCTTGATGTCGCGGTCGTAGTAGTCCCGGGTGTCGCGCAGCGTGACCGGGTACCCGGAGATCGAGATCGAGGCATCCGACAGCGCGGTGTTGGGTTGCGCCCCCTTGGCGGTGGCCAGGATCGCGTTGACCTGGTCCATCGCGGCGGTGCTGAACGGGTTCAGGTCGGTCTGGATGAAGTAGCGCACCGAATGGCCATCCGGCGAGATGAACGTCCGCGCAAGCCTTTTGAAGTCGGGCGTATC
This genomic window contains:
- a CDS encoding condensation domain-containing protein, producing the protein MRIGNITIGSIGDWELSCGPVTSWHPTAAALESARRAPVSSVPATYMQTQHLRGYYERKAAGLDYSRLLVATCAIPGECDIDVMTYALNAYLRRHDTYRSWFEYDGTGEIVRHIIDDPADIEFAPTTHGEMTIDELYEHAVATPDPLQWGCFSFGVVQADDHFTFYASIDHVHGDASLIGITMLESYAMYMSLAAGNGPLPLPDAGSYHDYCVQEHRDTSALTADLPDVRAWIDFAENNNGSLPEFPLPLGNPMEATDSAMITETLLDAEQTERFESACTAAGARFIGGVFACIALVEHEFTGAVTYYGLTPRDTRRTSENFVTQGWFTGLVPITVPIAAASFSEAAWAAQASFDSGLSLAKVPYYRVLELAPWLDWPRPNFPVTNFLHGGAAPLNAVLTAELGGAKNIGIYSDGRYSYQLTIYIFRYGEGTIMAVMHPDNPIAQKSVTRYVEAMKSAFTQVADRGNW
- a CDS encoding PE-PPE domain-containing protein — its product is MKRAFATALAALLTGSVGGFGPSVASGDPEFPWPPPGPSPVGADATARVVYAVGGARPPGIPWYEYTSRAGSGYFPNAKREIVEYPAGALYGWVPQELFPGPRDKMSVGQAIDQAADSLDQTVRNATEPGAVVALSQGNLALDQEQARLANDPKAPPPDKLQFTTLGDPVGTHAFGASFASGIFKPADTIPFIGYTMPQPVESQYDTNRIVAAYDGFADFPDRPDNLLADLNAVVATTVVHTPAAFTGPGIVPPQNIRTTVNSRGAKTTTYLVPVNHLPLTLGLRYLGWSDNLVNQIDAALQPQIDAGYSRNDNLLTRPVSVDPVNGMDPVGVLSPGERDSIENLFAQIRAVFPPPG